The stretch of DNA ctctctctctctctctctctctctcattggaagaaCAATCCATAAAATTTGATGTGAAATACAAAAAgataaagcatctctctctctctctctctctctctctctctctctctctctctctctctctctctctctcttactcattgGAAGAACATTCCATAAAATTTAATGTGAAATACAAAAagataaagactctctctctctctctttctctctctctctctctctctctctctctctctctctctctctctctctctctctctctctctctctctctctctctcttttacttagaATACGTAGTTTTTTCCCATTGGAAGAAAGTTCCATAAGATTTAATGAGAAATACAAAATAATCTCTATTTCTCTCttcacatagtttttttttttccatttgaagaACATTCCAAAAGATTTAATGGGAATTACAAAAatatacagcctctctctctctctctctctctctctctctctctctctctctctctctctctctctctctctctctctctctctctctctcacttcaaaaCTTTCGTGCTAAACTAATCTGTGTTTAAGAATAGAATCTTTTAAGTAGAATTATAGATATAACATAAGACATAGATCGGTGGTTGTGCAATGAATCACAACTAGACATTCGTTTTTCTTCGTAGAAGAAACTTTTCATTAAACATCAGTTACATTAATGACTTGAATACTAAACAGTTTTAGATGAAATAATTGTTTTATTCTCATAATTAATATCCTGATTCCAGTAGATATAGATTGAAAGATATATTGAATCTTTATTCACAGTTTTAAAATCCTGCGTTTATAATGTATAAGAATTCTATGATGCATAAGATACTAATTTTATGCAAATAAATGAGTAACAAACGATCCTAATAAATATGGAATCACTTACGTTTATTCAATTTctaaaattgtattaaaatttattatacttCTATAACATCACTGAATTTTAACCCGAGCCGAGAAAATAACTCAAAGACGTTCCACAGTCCCTGTTCTTCAGCGGCGAGCACACGTCCACAGATCGCTTTGGCACGGTGGACGGCGCCCTGTTGTCCGGTGCCAGAGCTGCCCGCTGGGTCATGGACGAACACGCCACCCAGGAGAAGCTGTTCTTGGTGAGTCTTTGATCTGGGTTAATTTGGTCTCTCTTCTTCACTTTAaggttttagggttgtggtagcctattggaaacgtccctgcctggtgatcgccggactggggttcaaatcctgcTCAAATTTGctagtttctttggtgtctgcaaACTTACTGTCCTTGGAAGCTAAGAATGGGTATGGGGcgtttggaggagtctataggtctatgtgctgagccATCAGCGACCATGGCCTGGTCCTAGCCTGGATCGAGAGggtgcttggtcgctgatcatatggatatggtcattctctaatctagagcattgtcctgctagctagggcaatgtcactgtagcttgcctctgctattcatgagcggcctttaaaaccttaggTCATTACTCACATGAAGTTGAGACGCAAGGGCCAATGATGCTTGTAAGAGCCAATGATGCTTGTAAGAGCCAATGATGCTTGTAAGAAAAAGGTCGTTTATAAATTTGCCTGTATAGGCTATAGGTTAAAACTATATTAGCCCTTTAAAAAGAGTAGAAAACTGAAGCTTATAGCATGCCTTTGGAGTCTGGTGAGAAAAACTGAGTGTGTGCAGCTTGTCACGAGAATGAGTGAGTGGCAAAATTCTTCATGTAATCCAGCAGATGGATAAAGATATTACGCAGCAAAGGTAAACATGGAAATATAAGGATAAAGAAGCAAATAATTACACAGATGAGAAGAATCAGCGAATAACCATCGAGACGAGGAGTTGCTAGAGCCATGATTTATATGAACCGAGATAAAATGTAAGAGAAAGTGGAATAAACGATGATGATGAAATGGATTTCAAAAGTTTACCGTAATCTTAAAAGCTTCTGAACCATTCCAGACATGTgtgaattataatgaaataatacatacatacatacatatataccaaggcactttccccaattttggggggtagccgacatcaacaaatgaaacaaaacaaaacaaaaaggggacctctactctgacaagggactcaaccgagttcagctggtactgctagggtgccacagcccaccctcccccgttatccaccacagatgaagcttcataatgctgaatcccctactgctgctacctccgcggtcatctaaggcaccggaggaagcagcagggcctaccggaactgcgaaATAATGGTGTTGGTAAATTGAATCTAAAGATAAAGACGAGGATATGAACATTTCTGAACGGAAACTTTGATCAATGACATCGTAAAAGTCTTTAATATTAAATGATCATTGAATATTTGACCATTCCATAGCTAGTCTTGACACTGAATATCTTTCAAATGACATTCCAAATTAATCTCGTATGtatcatatttcttattctttcaGAATAAAGAGAGCTCATGACAAAGCTACGACCAAAAATATATCAATCTTAGGGTTCTATATAACACTGATGTTTACGCATTAATTGTTGAAATTCATTCAAAATAGGAATTATAACACTAAGGCTTTATCAACAAAAAGAATTTGACCACAGTTAAAATTGTGTACATGTTATTTTTAGTAGTGAATTTGgagaactatatttttttttacaaatatcagactgtataggtatatgtatttcTTTGCTTCAAGAGAAATGTATCTGTCTATATTCTTGACTATGAAAAGTATTTGGCATTCTAACCCCCCTTAGATTTATTATAAGACCAGAAAAGACTCTCTGAAGAATATTCTTTATAGATATAAACAGCTAGCTCTTTGAGGGGAAATCGAAATTTCGAAATCCAATACAATCACAAAATCATTAAACTATATATCCTAATTTTTCTCAATATGATTTCAGGTTGTCAACGACGAGAGGAGGAGATTGCTTCCACTCGACGATCAAAAACTGAAAATAGATTACTATCAGTATTTAAAGAACCCAACTCTCGCATATCAAGGCGCTTTGGAAATTTCGGATGCCATACAGATGGAGGAAAAACAaattgaagaggaaaagaaaaaaattaaacggGAGCGAAAGCAGTCTAGAAAGTCTGCAAAGGCtcaaaaaaaacaaaagaagaacaaGAAACCTAAGACTTCTCACAGTAAAGAACAAGAGATCTCTGATGAGAGTGAACCAGTCTCCAATGCATATCAACATCCAGACGTGCAGAGGAATATATCAGAGCTTATTCAAAAACGTTCGAGATTAAGTGATCATCTCTCTAATGGGACACATCAACAAAATTCAGTATCCTTATCCCAATCTGCTGTTCCTGTTACTACTACCACTGTAGCACTAGCTCCAAAATTTCACTACTACCCAGTACAGTCTTCAGGCCCAGACTTAACTCAACCTCATGCTGTTTTCCATAGCATGGCGCCTTCGTCAGGTGAGCACATCATGACTGAGCAAAGCAAAGAAATATCAGTCGTTTACCTAAATACAGATGGACAACCAGCAGATTACAATCTTGCTTTTAattctgatgataatgatgaagtatCTATTATCTACTTGGATGGACAAGCAAAGGAGTCTGGGGAAAGTGGACAACCCTCGGTTGTGTATGTTGAAGGACCACTGAATCCCAAACTGACAACTTTGGTTGATGCTCTTAGTCTAAGGAAATCAAATTATCAAACTCAACCCATCAAGCCTGATGAAAGTGAAATGTCACCAACCACATCAAAGAAAGACAAGAATGCAAGAAAGAATCAGACTAAGGGAAAGAGGCTAAAAGCTAAAGATGAAGAAGCAATTAAGTCTAAAACTCACATGCAAGACAAAAAAGTATATAGAAACAAGAAGAAAGGTAACAAAAAGAAtggtaaaaagaataaaagaaataaaaaaaataatgggaaGAATAAACAACAAAATCATAATCTTGAAGATACCACTCAGGCTGAAACAAAGACTTCTATAGCACAACACAGTTTACAACCAACCAATCCAACTTTTCCTTATACTGGAGGAATGAGTATGCCTTATTATCTACCTTACCAAGGAGTGTACCCTTTGGACCACTTCTCTGCTTTATCACAAAATCTAATTTTAGAGGAAATGAAACGGAAAGCTGACTCTGCCAACAAAGGAAACCTTTCTGTAGAGAGGAGAAGGTTACAGACCGATGAGAGCTTAGCAAGTTCTGAAATTTCAACCACAATCAGATCATATTTAACTGATCCAGGAGCATCTTTTGGATCCTACAACTTAGAGTCAAACAAGTATCTAGAACATTATGTCAGGGAAAATGAGGACAATAAGAGCAATAGTAACATACCCGAATTTCTTGCGACATACCCTTTAAGAGGCACAGAAGTACAACCAATGAATGGTTATCAAAGCTTAAGCCAAGATTCTCAAAGTCATCAAGTTCAAGGTTTAAATGTCCCACATCATCAAACGTTTCAACCACCTATGGGCCTGACTCCCATTCAGCAGAATTTCCATACTAGTTCACACGTGAATCAACAAAGCCCTGGAAATGTGCAGTCTATAGGGCAACATATGTCACCACCTGTTCCTTACAAAGGTTTAATGAGTGCCCACAATCAACAAAATACTCAGCATTTGAATTTCAATTCTCAATTAATCGGTGATCTCAATTCACAAAAAGGAATTCTGCCTTATCATCAGTATTCACCCCACTCATATACGTTGAACAACCACGAAAATCAGTTTAAACAACACGGCATTGATAATGGTTTTACTGTAGACACaaatcctggcttgaaatatggcAGCCTCGAAAGAAACACGAGTTCTGGCTTGAAGTATGGCAGCATTGAAAGAAACACAAATTCTGGCTTGAAATATGACAGCATTGAAAGAAACACAAATTCTGACTGGAAATATGGCAGCATTGAAAGAAAATCCCCTCAGTTTGATTACAGTCCACAGATAAATCAGCCTGCCACCAGTCAACAACCAtttagagatggctctaatgaagaTAAGGAAAATAGACTACAAGTTGCTGTTAATCCACCAAAAGACCTTAATAATTCACCTGGTGTGGAAGTTAAAGATGGTCCTGCGTCAACCCATCAAATTCCAGAAGCAAGCGAAGAAGAAAAGGGTGCATTAGTATCAAAAACGAAAAGTACGAGTCAAGAAAAAGATAGAAATAACAACCAAGAGCAGAGTAAAAAAACTAAAACCAGTTctcatgaaagaaaaaggaatcgaCAGAGGCCAAATAAGAATTCTTCTCATAGGAGAAGAATTGGGACTTCTTTCTTGAATAGACAAAGATACAATAGGAGGCCAGGCCAACAGCCTTTCATTATCATTCCTGAGTCATCGCATTTATTTCTCAACAGGAACaaatataatgaagaaaagaaaccTTCAAAATCAAGAGAAGTTAAATCTTCTGAAGTAAGTGGGACCAAAGAGAGAGTTGAAACTGTCACAGAAAaggataaaaatggtaaaaatcccaAAGAATCACAAGAAAATACAGCTGCTGAGCGTATTTTCGAAATCCCTCTTGAAACAAGCACTGCTACTGAAAaggataaaaatggtaaaaattccaAAGAATCACAAGAAAATACAGCTGCTGAACCTATTTCGGAAATCCCTCTTGAAACAAGCACTGCTACTGAAAAGGATAAAGATAGTAAAAATCCCAAAGAATCACAAGAAAATACAGCTGCTGAGCCTATTTCGGATATCCCTCTTGAAACAAGTACAACTACTGTACCTCAGACTGAGAATAATGCTGCCAACCAGAGTATGGATTTAAGCCAGTCTTTGAATCCAAAACCACACATTGGGAATGCCAATCAGTATTTCCAGGCTCCACTATACCCAGGTGGCTATCCAATGATTCATGCACCTAGTCATTTTCCATTCCTATATTCCCTTCCATATTTTAACCCTTTCATGCAAAATACTGCTCCCTTTGTGCTTCCTCCAGCAGAAAGAAATGGGGCTGCTAAATCCCTTGAAATTATAGACCCAGTTGTCAATATCACAGATAATGTCAATGGAATACAGGCTTCACCATCTACTCATTTCCTTGAGAAACTGAAGAACGTCACAGTAACTACACATCCAACTTTTCCAGAACTAGGAATTAATCCCAGTGAACAAACTTTTCCCGAtcatatatttcaagaaaaaatggACACGATGAATCCTGAATCGTCAGATGAAAATACTGATATCAAGGATGATGATGAAGGTAAGATCATACGTTCCAGCAGAAATAGCGAGCAAAAGAATGATAGGAAAAATAAAGAATACAAGCCACAAAGATCGAAACTCATCACTGGATTCATATCTGAGGAGTCAGATACTGATTTACGCCACACAGCATCTGAGAAAGACTTTCCAGTTTATAAAGATATTCTTCAGCCATCTAGCTGAAACATCTCCAGTGAAATGGTCTTTGTTTGCAAAGGAGGTAGGAAATACAGTCTTTGTTTGCAAAGAAGTAGGAAATACAGTCTTTGTTTGCAAAGGAGGTAGGGAATACAGTCTTTGCTTGCAAAGGAGGTAGGAAACACAGTTTTTGTTTGCAAAGGAGTTAAGAAATACAGTTATTGTTTGCAAAGGAGGTAGGTATTACAGTCGTTGTTTGTATAGGCGGGAGGTACAGTTTCCAGTGAATACGTGGAGCCTATCAATGTCACTTTAGTGTCAGAAGTTCATAGCTCACAGAAGAGGTGATGAATATTCATAATATAACATAGTTACCATTTTGTGCAACGTTACATCTACATCCTTCAAGCAGAAGTATTTCACATTAAGGATATAAGTATATATCTTGGTCTATAGCATCAGTCAAAACATCAATTTTCGTAATTATGATGGTTGAAGTCTTTAATGGTTTTGTTATTTAAGAAATTTTAAACACCTTATAGAAGATTTTTTCTACTTTTGTAATGAGTTAGTTTATGCTTTGAAGCAATTTATCAAACAACTATATGGCTGATAATCATCTTTGATAGAACATGTACTGGTGCACAGAATTGTTTTATAGGTTTTATACTTTCAGGCATATAAGACTTGTCCAATCAGATTTTCGTTTAAAACAGTGAATGTAAGAaatcaatatttcttatatttcaatATTACTCTAAAGATCAAATCTTTATGAAACCTTGGCATTTCACAGAAGGTATCTGTACCTACCTACAAATACTGTACCTCTGATTTGAAGTGTGGTGTTACTTAAATTCTTCAAGTTATTAACTCAAGACTGGCAACTTTCGTATATGTGATAGGGACTTCGAGCATCGGCTCTCAAGTTGTATGCTATCATTTATTCAGGCGGAAGTcctttggaagatccaggcctacatggctgaggattatgatgtgtgaagtaggagatgatgaatggaaaagcatttatttaaaagcttaatacagagacgacaggtgaaatctaacagatGCCCTTCTGCGGCAATAGACGTGGgcggagaagatgatgatgatgatgacgaagtcCATTATAAATACAGAGttgaaattttatcaattttagtcGTAGTGAATCTATTTATTTTGGATATCCTAGCACACCAGTGAGATGCTAATATCCACAGATGTATAAAGTGTACTGTTTACTCGtcttttatattccattatttaGATATTTAATTCACTTTTTGGAGAATATCACTAGATGTATATAGTTTAATATTTATTTGTCTTATGTTTAATTGTTTCGTTATCTTAATTTATTTGTTTAAGAACATTATCAGAAGATGTATATAGCTTATCATTTACTTGtcttttcatgtttatttatttgcaAGTCTATTTTTTCAAAGACACCCCTGTTTACTTTTCAAAGAGTAAAGTTACGAAAAGTAAATATTCATACATTGTTTTCTTTCATTCCTCTCCTTAGCTTATTTATATTCGTCAAAATTCTACACTCGTTTCCAAATACCATCTTCTACCATCATTTATCCACCCGATTAATAATGCGGTCATTTCATCACAGATTGGTCATTCGAATTATCTTCCATATGTATTTTATTCTCCAATCAGTTTCCAAGACTTCTTATGTGTGGTTGTTCTCTTATTttcacttcttttatttttttgactTCGTGGGCGATTGTCTCTTCGGTCCTCGTAATCTtgccccagctctctctctctctctctctctctctctctctctctctctctctctctctctctctctctctctctctctctctctcgtgaaatctACCAAACATTTTGGTATCATTCTTACTTTTTAATTGTAAGGCTATAAGTAATATAGCAGTAAAGCAGTATCTGAATATTTTGTTCGTACAAAGAATAGGCCTACTCTTATCCCACAAGGAAAACCACTATGGTTTACTAATACAGCATGAGTTCGTGTTTCGCACCAAGTAGGGTAAATTTTAACCAAATAACGATGATATATTCATGTTTCGATTAAGAATTAACAGTAATTTAATCTTGAATCAAGATAATTACGAGATATATCCGATGGATTGGCGCTCGCCTGAAACTGCTAGTTACATGCTCGTAGTAGGCGGCGCCTCAGAGACCAGACTTCTTAGGCCAGCTACGCAAGACGTTTGAGATTTTTAGTGTTGATTTCGTCTGTGTAAAGGCTGGTTCGTAAACACTGGTTCCTGTGGATGAGTGAAGTGAATGAGAGGTTTCGGTCTCTTATCTCTAGGAGATTACATAGATATGCGTTGTGGTTTCCTAGTGGACTATAATGCGTCATTTTGCAAGCTAAGATCATAAGAAaacttgatatacagtatattctaacaGCGATTTGGAGAAGTGGTACTCTGTCTTGTCATTGAGCTGAGTATTATATGGCTTTGAATATATAAGACTCACAAGTAAACAGCTTGAATGGTAAAATGAGATAATCAATCTATGGAATTTCAAGAAAGGCAATAAAGATTTATTATTCATGATTATTTATGCATACACTAATAGGAACAAAGAGACTGATAGCTAAAAACTGCCTGTTTCGTCCTTATACCGTGATCAAGATAAAATCTATAGGCCTATGTGTATTTTCCAATTAAGCAATGTGATTCCGGATTTAAATCAGGATACAAAGAAACAAGAACCTTCTATTTCATCATCTCACAATTTCAAAAGGATAAGTTTTATGGATCGCAACCCCACATACTGCAATAGTTATTAACCCAAGCGAAATGATTACAGCCAAGGCCCAAGCATACCTTAACCATGCCTTACAGCATGCTAAATTCAGACAGTTTCTCGAATTTTACGTCTGATATTTACCAATGTTTGTTTCACCACGTCACCAACATTTGAAGTCGATAGCTGAAGAGAAACGTTATTACTGGCTCTCCATGGCGATCGTCCCTTCAGGCACTCTCATAAACTAATGAACAAATATCATTCAGTTGGACATGTAGCAATAACCTGTAAGTAATAAGGCTGTTATTCATTTGTTTACTTAATTCATGAGTTAATTGTAGAATTTTATGAGAATGTAGACGGATTTTAGGCCAAACGTTATTGTAGACTCATAGCGTTATCTGGGTATTGTTGGACGTAAAAGAATGCATATATCCATGTTTAGAAGGTAACAAAAATTAAATTGGTATGGTATGGGTGTGCATAATTATATTATTACCACATACCTTTTCCTTTAAGTAGGGTAGTGAGGGGAGGTGTTATTTTATTAAGCATATAAACTACGAATGTGATGAAGttgcccgtgtcttacacaaggtaaggcaatctacactctctctctctctctctctctctctctctctctctctctctctctctctcttgaatgtccGAAGGTCTAGTCTAATGGGTACCTATCCACGTACTGGTCCAAACCAAATGTTGCTTGCTAATCAAGCAGTTCTTAGGTTTATTGACACGATTTGTTCATTACAACCTCGAAATAAGAACTTTAGTAGAACGCGTCGTAAGGAGTTCACGTGAGTGCAAAGCAATGAGAGTGAACAAACTGAATAATGAGGAAGTTGTATATTAGAAGTGACAGATGACATCCTGAGACGTGTTGAGGTAGCGAGAGCCTGTCTAGGACAGCTGCGCGCTTGTTTCAATCAACATAGTGGGTCAGGCTTTACCTGATACCTTTGCTTTACTTTAATGTAAATTGCTGCATAACGGTAGTTAAGATAATGTATCTAAACATTTCGATATACAGTAACTTAACATTTATACAGTATTAAACGAGTTTCTATTTAACGAAGTGTTCTAAAATATCCTGTCATTAAATAGGCCCTCAtcctttagttctttttttttttctttctttttttaagtctCTCTTTACTTCAAAACTAGTATTTCGATTTTACTCAGCTACTCATTATCTTGGTTTGAAATATCATTGTATATATGAAACTTTGTCTATTAAAATGCAAATTACCAAGTCTCGGGTCGTTACATATAAACTCTTTGTCATTGtcaccatattttttttatttcatattagtcACTCCATTTTGTGTTGACAGACCATGGCGTGAGTCTGGACTTAATTTGCTCTTATAGTGTGAAGATGGTTTCCTCAAAAATATTTGACGTCGTAAAATACGCAATCAAATATAGTTCATCAAATACTTAGGTGAATTATGTCCCCTTGTGCAACGTTATCAAATCATGTTAACATGCGTCGAATGGCTGTAGGCCTATTCAAATAATTCAGATTTTCTTTTTGGCTACTTCGGATTATTTGAAATTCCAAAGTTGGGTAGATTTTTTCCAGCATTAAAACAAGTAATCGTTTACCTCATATAGACACCGAAATGGTCATAATTATTTTCAAGCAATCTCAAATCATGTTTATTGCAATTACTGACTATTATTCGCCGTTCTCGATGTGAATAAAATCCCATTCTTTTAGACTAAATTGTTCTGATATAAGTAAATTTTTTTAAGTTATATGTGTTATACAGACCATCGTTAGGAACTTAACTCTTTAACCATAAATATCAATTCTACAAAGCATTTCAATCCTGGGAATTCCATTGGCGTTTGTATTCACAAGGGTTGTTGTTATGCTAATTAATATCAGCCCTATATTCTTATgccaatgatttatatttttttatatctgtgACTTTTCGATCAATTTATCCTTGGACATTCATCGCTCATACATACTGTCATTCAGTTCACTGAAATTTAAATATGTGCTGTTTTGCTGATTTTATTGCGTCTTTTGAACTACTCGTTCAACAGTCCACTTATTTTTCCTTCTATGAACGTGTCTTTGAAGGACTAACTTTGACTTTGGGGTAAACCGTAGACCCGAAGGGGTGTTCTGCCTGACATTGCTTAGTCTCAGCCTTAGACCCTGGTAGCATAAGTAGGTGTGCCGTACCAGtccacttatattattattattatcattattattattattatttgctaagctacaaccctagttggaaaagcaagatgctataagcccaggggccccaacagggaaaatagcccagtgaggaaaggaaacaaggaaaaataaaatattaagaacagtaacaatattaaaatagacatttcttatataaactgtaaaaactttaacaaaacaagaggaagagaaatcagatagaatagtgtgcccgagtgtaccctcaagcaaaagaactctaacccaagacattggaagaccatggtacagaggctatggcactatcaaagactaggtCATTGAAAGACAGGCATTTGGTCCTTGGTGTTTGTAATAGAATTTCTTATACAGCTATATACTTACGTATTTCTATTTTGTTTCCAAATATATATCGTGTTTGTTGAACATACGAAATTCCAGTTCTGTGAACTTCTCGTCTGCATAACCTCAGTTCACCAATAAATGTTTCTACGAATTGATGTGTATGAGCTGCGTTTTGTTTGTAATTGATTTTACCCAATTTTTCAGTTTATTCACACGCTCACCATGCAATTGGTAATTTTGAGCAATGGTGCAATGAAAAGGTGTTTCCCCTAGTTGCTCTCCGGAGATGAAttgcttccttggtcctagctcaaGGCCATGTAAACCAAATTTAGATCCTTATGAAGATAGAACCTCCTGCGCTCTCTTTCAATTTGCAATCCTCAGCTCTCGTAATGTTTTCACTtctcaattactactactactactactactactactactactactactacttcctaagctacagtcctggttgaaaaaaaaacaggattttataATTCTATTCTTGCTATAAAGTCaacaatgctattttttttttttttttttttttttttttttgactggcacAACTCAAGTTAAATTTCTCCATTCTTGCAACATCTTTCAGCACAACGTTCCTTTGAAAATTTGTTACTCTCAGCGCTACCATCTTTTGCTTGTGAATCTCATGCCTTGCTTTCCACTTCCTGGTGAT from Palaemon carinicauda isolate YSFRI2023 chromosome 5, ASM3689809v2, whole genome shotgun sequence encodes:
- the LOC137641627 gene encoding myb-like protein X; the encoded protein is MKKQVVVIGGGVAGLATLQTLNKLGITDVLLIEATNRLGGRVHTVKHSQWMVEEGAARIQGEALNPLFQLAFETGHVGGPDPPINWEDDVITSDGHLQDAAIIRKGRSILEHLQQNPRERSTLRYYSDESLGDLYSKRFDEMWGPTSDERDKKAWMYYIHQVISRKFGINSWMNMAARDAANFQDFGRDIIWKGGMENIVHHLLNGISSDQLRLSSPVCQIFWDRPEEDTSLVVLSDGSSYLVNYVVSAMPLGILKEYHYKTFFPPLPRSMSNALQAVDAGVVNRIVLGWDYSWWGPKPFSHQVLWKDYKFPMEMEWMSNIVSIRGNPEMPTQLEMEVFGDAAIAMENMSTEQVIAHLINFLRTMKRQYTVPLPAFFHRSKWRQNQWTRGSYHSYMNLNAVNFNLNDRTSLCPIIANSRGKRSLFFSGEHTSTDRFGTVDGALLSGARAARWVMDEHATQEKLFLVVNDERRRLLPLDDQKLKIDYYQYLKNPTLAYQGALEISDAIQMEEKQIEEEKKKIKRERKQSRKSAKAQKKQKKNKKPKTSHSKEQEISDESEPVSNAYQHPDVQRNISELIQKRSRLSDHLSNGTHQQNSVSLSQSAVPVTTTTVALAPKFHYYPVQSSGPDLTQPHAVFHSMAPSSGEHIMTEQSKEISVVYLNTDGQPADYNLAFNSDDNDEVSIIYLDGQAKESGESGQPSVVYVEGPLNPKLTTLVDALSLRKSNYQTQPIKPDESEMSPTTSKKDKNARKNQTKGKRLKAKDEEAIKSKTHMQDKKVYRNKKKGNKKNGKKNKRNKKNNGKNKQQNHNLEDTTQAETKTSIAQHSLQPTNPTFPYTGGMSMPYYLPYQGVYPLDHFSALSQNLILEEMKRKADSANKGNLSVERRRLQTDESLASSEISTTIRSYLTDPGASFGSYNLESNKYLEHYVRENEDNKSNSNIPEFLATYPLRGTEVQPMNGYQSLSQDSQSHQVQGLNVPHHQTFQPPMGLTPIQQNFHTSSHVNQQSPGNVQSIGQHMSPPVPYKGLMSAHNQQNTQHLNFNSQLIGDLNSQKGILPYHQYSPHSYTLNNHENQFKQHGIDNGFTVDTNPGLKYGSLERNTSSGLKYGSIERNTNSGLKYDSIERNTNSDWKYGSIERKSPQFDYSPQINQPATSQQPFRDGSNEDKENRLQVAVNPPKDLNNSPGVEVKDGPASTHQIPEASEEEKGALVSKTKSTSQEKDRNNNQEQSKKTKTSSHERKRNRQRPNKNSSHRRRIGTSFLNRQRYNRRPGQQPFIIIPESSHLFLNRNKYNEEKKPSKSREVKSSEVSGTKERVETVTEKDKNGKNPKESQENTAAERIFEIPLETSTATEKDKNGKNSKESQENTAAEPISEIPLETSTATEKDKDSKNPKESQENTAAEPISDIPLETSTTTVPQTENNAANQSMDLSQSLNPKPHIGNANQYFQAPLYPGGYPMIHAPSHFPFLYSLPYFNPFMQNTAPFVLPPAERNGAAKSLEIIDPVVNITDNVNGIQASPSTHFLEKLKNVTVTTHPTFPELGINPSEQTFPDHIFQEKMDTMNPESSDENTDIKDDDEGKIIRSSRNSEQKNDRKNKEYKPQRSKLITGFISEESDTDLRHTASEKDFPVYKDILQPSS